Proteins from a genomic interval of Medicago truncatula cultivar Jemalong A17 chromosome 3, MtrunA17r5.0-ANR, whole genome shotgun sequence:
- the LOC11417951 gene encoding uncharacterized protein, whose product MASTTESSSPPQEASLRNPFDPDINTPPRNRLHERINKRRSIEENQDRSLIHGFELRQHAERFLLSNDLSSLQEAIDEYSQTRNQSLFTIFKSFTLHYPNAFSFKLIKILKLQPNLQRRSQTVDLLKVEFKNPTSRMCSIILTALKNPLLYSLKVESEEILFRSLCEMIALFTERLYIFSLGGWEELLEYVCDCITGDEKLENQKGLMMLMEFPVNVFQDREFWLNQGNLYRVVLSISKYVSSMDQELKALAYDSSISLILLSNDFLKNEVSNSLLRNLLNIIDQHGEEEVLVNRINRLWELVKLDDGSIFMGKHGEVFWCMIRVAEVEDVSEELKIVSFNVIKDLYDGNVITNLSREELKRVLVVAINMLSCIVDDPLWYDVDHENRLTAGMADAYYRGVFLCNALCFDGDQGVFVPMAIETITMNYASNLDWKLRHAAIFTIGWIAEINFKGDMIQYFDQVASLVLKLLDDLNPRVLWATMQAINCLSEYKDQLMLAEYHLKFLAKLVPISISNSCTCLQLYAVTAIHSLVKQCGLDKISTFGEPIIESLLVLLKHEKQKIQVEAIDTLKSFAVLTPETFRQNYYETTVEALKVIVFDEHSLPGPLISAKCLECMVYLVRKVGPDNFKEQEADLVMESLISLDGKLSNTEYLAKCIIVQALDQICRCPSVSIDKFIHKLVLMLLGSTQPHLDLAVDKFKDDNDKHLVETMIVQACNTFSYCAVRSSIKFSLHTGKVTAMFVRLLGCSSFQIRKASILGLPNLLLSLKVADKKIDAKRGLTFFVVQALLEALKKETDKGFFLNKTDKVFYTIVLRILARCIQTSSSFVNDQLIKVIADGINDTARKIIKIEIEKAQEVVASEDRCESLPTEDTLQSRKHNQTFYSSQEVANLIATTIDTLRDRFILHVDDLMSNAVVFLADDNPDRPIAFAISIFNVTFPLFPDKLPP is encoded by the exons ATGGCGTCAAccactgaatcttcatcaccaccGCAAGAAGCTTCCTTACGCAATCCGTTTGATCCAGATATCAACACGCCTCCGCGCAATCGCTTGCACGAAAGAATCAACAAGAGAAGGTCCATCGAAGAAAACCAAGACAGATCACTCATCCACGGCTTCGAACTTCGACAACACGCCGAAAGGTTTCTCCTATCCAACGACCTCTCGTCGTTGCAAGAAGCAATCGATGAATACTCTCAAACCAGGAATCAATCTTTATTCACGATTTTCAAATCTTTCACACTTCATTATCCTAACGCATTCTCATTCAAACTCATCAAAATCCTCAAACTTCAACCTAATCTTCAGAGACGAAGCCAAACCGTCGATCTTCTTAAGGTAGAATTCAAAAATCCAACGAGTCGAATGTGTTCGATTATCCTAACTGCATTAAAAAATCCGCTTCTTTATTCGCTTAAGGTAGAATCCGAAGAAATTCTGTTTCGTTCGCTGTGTGAGATGATCGCTTTATTCACCGAAAGGCTGTACATATTTTCTCTCGGCGGTTGGGAGGAGCTTCTTGAGTATGTTTGTGATTGCATTACCGGCGATGAGAAATTGGAGAATCAGAAAGGGCTTATGATGTTAATGGAATTTCCGGTGAATGTTTTTCAAGACAGAGAGTTCTGGCTGAATCAAGGGAACTTGTATCGCGTAGTCTTGAGCATTTCGAAATATGTTTCTTCGATGGATCAGGAATTGAAGGCACTGGCATACGATTCATCAATTTCATTGATATTATTGTCAAATGATTTTCTGAAAAATGAAGTATCCAATTCTCTCTTGCGGAATTTATTGAATATCATCGATCAACACGGAGAAGAAGAGGTTCTGGTGAATAGGATTAATCGTTTGTGGGAATTAGTTAAATTGGATGATGGAAGTATCTTCATGGGGAAACATGGTGAAGTGTTTTGGTGCATGATTCGAGTAGCGGAGGTAGAAGATGTGAGCGAGGAATTGAAGATTGTATCTTTTAATGTTATCAAAGACCTCTATGATGGGAATGTGATCACCAATCTTTCTCGTGAGGAATTGAAGAGAGTCCTTGTAGTTGCCATAAACATGTTGTCGTGTATTGTTGATGATCCTCTTTGGTATGATGTGGACCATGAGAATCGTCTTACTGCTGGAATGGCAGATGCTTATTATCGTGGGGTCTTCTTGTGCAATGCACTCTGTTTTGATGGGGATCAAGGTGTGTTTGTTCCCATGGCAATTGAGACAATAACAATGAATTATGCATCAAATCTTGATTGGAAGCTTCGTCATGCAGCAATATTTACCATTGGTTGGATTGCAGAGATAAACTTCAAAGGG GACATGATACAGTACTTTGACCAAGTTGCAAGTCTGGTCCTTAAGTTACTTGATGATCTGAACCCCCGTGTACTTTGGGCTACCATGCAAGCAATTAATTGCTTGAGTGAATATAAGGATCAATTAATGCTTGCTGAATATCACTTGAAGTTTTTGGCTAAACTAGTTCCGATCAGTATAAGTAACTCTTGTACTTGTTTACAG TTATATGCTGTTACTGCCATTCATTCCTTGGTAAAACAATGTGGCTTAGACAAAATATCAACTTTTGGGGAACCAATTATAGAATCATTACTTGTACTTCTTAAG CATGAAAAGCAGAAGATACAGGTTGAAGCTATCGATACCCTGAAATCGTTTGCAGTTTTAACGCCG GAAACTTTTCGCCAAAATTATTACGAAACAACGGTGGAAGCACTGAAAGTCATTGTGTTTGATGAGCATAGTTTACCTGGACCGTTGATCTCTGCAAAATGTCTAGAATGCATGGTATATCTTGTTAGGAAAGTTGGGCCAGATAATTTTAAAGAGCAGGAAGCTGATCTG GTCATGGAATCTCTAATATCACTTGATGGAAAATTGAGCAATACAGAATACTTAGCAAAATGTATCATCGTACAG GCTCTGGATCAAATCTGTCGATGCCCAAGTGTGAGTATTGACAAATTTATACATAAACTTGTGCTGATGTTGCTTGGATCCACTCAACCCCATCTTGACTTAGCGGTTGATAAGTTCAAGGATGACAATGATAAGCATTTAGTTGAAACCATGATAGTTCAGGCTTGTAATACGTTCTCATATTGTGCTGTTCGGTCATCTATAAAGTTTTCCCTTCACACTGGCAAG GTCACTGCAATGTTTGTGCGCTTGCTTGGTTGTTCTAGTTTTCAAATTCGCAAGGCTTCTATTTTAG GTCTTCCAAACCTATTACTCTCACTTAAAGTAGCTGACAAAAAGATCGACGCTAAACGAGGTTTGACTTTCTTCGTTGTGCAAGCTCTGCTTGAAGCGTTGAAGAAG GAGACTGACAAGGGTTTCTTTTTGAACAAGACTGATAAGGTTTTCTATACAATAGTATTGAGAATTCTCGCCAGATGCATTCAG ACCTCTTCTTCATTTGTCAATGATCAATTGATCAAGGTTATTGCCGACGGGATAAATGATACAGCAAGAAAgattattaaaattgaaatagagaAAGCACAAGAAGTGGTCGCTTCAGAAGATAGATGTGAATCTTTACCAACAGAAGATACACTTCAG
- the LOC11417952 gene encoding uncharacterized protein — protein MPMLLGTSEPRRDLTVDEIKDDVQKNLVETMIVQACNTLSYCAVRSSINFSPHIGEVATMFMRLLGCSNSQLRKASILGLPNLVISLKVCDKTNDAKRGITFWIVRALIEISKKEKDSVLFTTLLRLLARCIQICSSFFNDQMIKVIANVIKASIQKISQIQVRKTQELGTLEGRPVILPTEDTLQLCSDCLLCLAL, from the exons ATGCCAATGTTGCTTGGAACTTCTGAACCCCGTCGTGACTTAACGGTCGATGAGATCAAGGATGACGTTCAGAAGAATTTGGTTGAAACTATGATAGTTCAGGCTTGTAATACATTGTCATATTGTGCTGTTCGGTCATCTATAAACTTTTCCCCCCACATTGGCGAG GTCGCTACAATGTTTATGCGCTTGCTTGGTTGTTCTAATTCTCAACTTCGCAAGGCTTCTATTTTAG GTCTTCCAAACTTAGTAATCTCACTTAAAGTATGTGACAAAACTAATGACGCAAAAAGAGGCATAACTTTCTGGATTGTGCGAGCTCTGATTGAAATCTCGAAGAAG GAAAAAGATAGTGTTTTGTTTACAACATTATTGAGGTTACTCGCCAGATGCATTCAG ATCTGTAGTTCATTTTTCAATGATCAAATGATCAAGGTTATTGCTAATGTGATAAAAGCTTCAATACAAAAGATTAGCCAAATTCAAGTAAGGAAAACACAAGAATTGGGAACTTTGGAAGGTAGACCTGTAATTTTACCAACAGAAGATACACTTCAG CTATGTTCAGATTGTTTGTTGTGTCTTGCCTTGTAA
- the LOC120579600 gene encoding uncharacterized protein translates to MASTSSSASTKRPYSPPPPPPEPPQQPPLRNPFDPDINPPLRNHLEEIMNKRRRIEHNQDKSLIHGLQLQEHATRLLGSNDLASLQQAIEEYTQTNNESLMKIFKSFAHHYINGFSLKLAKILELHPPLQTRTEIVSLLLQTLPRGINSSMSLSILLNLKNPLLNSLKVESEEILFPSLCEMMGLFADRLYRFTYSSWVELLQYVCDCISGDVRSNKKKGLLLLTEFSALVVQNREFWLNQGNLDLVFSNISNLINSMDQELKALAFTASLSLMLLSKDLQRTDVYDILLPILLNIINQHGEEEILGNRIKRLWDLAKLDDGNIFKGKLGEVFWCMIRVTEVEDVSEELKFYAVCVIKDVGSANLKEMGSLIKNLSHEEVRRVVTVAVNMLSCVIDDPLWYDVDDKNCITAGMLDAFYLGVFLFKSLTTDGHEDVFVPTAIEMMTMQYVSHVYWWFRCAAMLAISWIAESNIKGKDMMLYFNQVAMLALKSLDDLDPRVLWATMPTISVLSEHKELLIQDQYHKKFLEKLVPIIRCNSCARVQSNAVIAIHSLVKNCGLDKISPFGEHIVASVLVLLKHEKQKLQTEAIDTLKTFAVLMPVYIIHLKSRNDVGFYYGK, encoded by the exons ATGGCGTCAACCTCTAGTTCTGCCTCTACCAAGAGACCTTATTCGCCACCACCACCGCCACCAGAACCACCACAACAACCTCCCCTACGCAATCCGTTTGATCCGGATATAAACCCACCACTGCGCAATCACTTGGAAGAAATAATGAACAAGAGAAGGCGCATCGAACACAACCAAGATAAATCACTCATCCACGGCCTCCAACTTCAAGAACACGCAACAAGATTGCTCGGATCCAACGACCTCGCATCGCTGCAACAAGCAATCGAAGAATACACTCAAACCAATAACGAATCTTTAATGAAAATCTTTAAATCATTCGCACACCATTACATTAATGGCTTCTCATTGAAGCTTGCCAAAATCCTCGAACTCCACCCTCCGCTGCAAACAAGAACCGAAATCGTTTCTCTTCTACTTCAAACACTTCCCAGAGGGATAAACAGTTCAATGAGTTTGTCTATCCTTCTCAATCTAAAAAATCCTCTCTTAAATTCGCTCAAGGTAGAATCTGAAGAAATTCTGTTTCCTTCGCTATGCGAAATGATGGGTTTATTCGCTGACAGGTTGTACCGGTTTACTTACAGCAGTTGGGTGGAGCTTCTCCAGTATGTTTGCGATTGCATTTCTGGGGACGTGAGATCCAACAAAAAGAAGGGGCTTTTGTTGTTAACGGAATTTTCAGCGCTTGTTGTTCAAAACAGAGAGTTCTGGCTGAATCAAGGGAACCTTGATCTCGTATTCTCAAACATCTCAAATTTGATTAACTCGATGGATCAGGAATTGAAAGCATTGGCATTCACTGCATCACTTTCGTTGATGTTATTGTCGAAGGATCTTCAGAGAACAGACGTATACGATATTCTCTTGCCgattttgttgaatattatCAATcaacatggagaagaagagattCTGGGGAATCGGATTAAACGTTTATGGGATTTAGCTAAGCTGGATGATGGAAATATCTTTAAGGGGAAACTTGGTGAAGTGTTTTGGTGCATGATTCGAGTAACAGAGGTAGAAGATGTGAGCGAAGAACTTAAATTTTATGCGGTTTGTGTGATCAAAGATGTTGGTTCAGCGAACTTGAAGGAGATGGGAAGTTTGATAAAAAATCTTTCTCATGAGGAAGTGAGAAGGGTAGTTACGGTTGCTGTGAACATGTTGTCGTGTGTTATTGATGATCCTCTTTGGTATGATGTTGATGATAAGAATTGTATTACTGCTGGGATGTTAGATGCTTTCTACCTTGGGGTCTTCTTGTTCAAATCGCTCACTACAGATGGGCATGAAGATGTTTTTGTTCCCACGGCAATTGAGATGATGACAATGCAATATGTATCTCATGTTTATTGGTGGTTCCGTTGTGCAGCAATGCTTGCCATTAGTTGGATTGCAGAGAGTAACATCAAAGGGAAG GACATGATGCTATACTTTAACCAAGTTGCGATGCTGGCCCTTAAGTCACTGGATGATTTGGACCCTCGAGTACTTTGGGCTACTATGCCAACAATTTCAGTTTTGAGTGAACATAAGGAACTACTAATTCAGGATCAATATCACAAGAAGTTTTTGGAGAAACTAGTTCCCATCATTAGATGTAACTCTTGTGCCCGTGTACAG TCAAATGCTGTTATCGCCATTCACTCCTTGGTAAAAAATTGTGGCTTAGACAAAATATCGCCTTTTGGGGAACATATTGTAGCATCAGTACTCGTACTTCTTAAG CATGAAAAGCAGAAGTTACAGACCGAAGCTATTGATACCCTAAAAACGTTTGCAGTTTTAATGCCGGTATACATTATACATCTGAAATCTAGGAATGATGTAGGTTTTTATTATGGTAAATAA